A part of Melittangium boletus DSM 14713 genomic DNA contains:
- a CDS encoding M48 family metalloprotease, with protein sequence MTPGRQGLRGATLPRAMEPLFTPEQLAEIKAYHLPHYIRGAVSPLISLGTFALIIGVLLQPFYRGAQGCAAWLSHRFARLRTAPVLRVVVSALDKMWGEPGWGTAILFALFVDLFIELLYSPANIYFGYVLEHRYGMSNYTPLRYALDTFKGLALEATASSMLVLGLYGLARRVKRWWLVLGVPSALLLLGASVLDPYRSQIYFQQAPLEQGPLRERITSLMARAEVPFQDIRVEKTSVESKRLQAYFAGMGPTRTIVLNDIMLRELTPEEIVAAVAHESGHVHESKWPGRIASSFALVAFLFAIDRLLRLAAARGWFGTTRFADIRTLPLLWLLAFLVFTLSAPVSAVFSREREREADRYALHLTQDPAAFRRMLVKAARVNKMDPEPPRWIVLKGYSHPPIGERLAAVPPTP encoded by the coding sequence CTGACCCCTGGGAGACAGGGGCTCCGAGGCGCTACGCTCCCACGCGCCATGGAGCCCCTCTTCACGCCCGAGCAGCTCGCCGAGATCAAGGCGTACCACCTGCCGCACTACATCCGCGGCGCGGTGAGCCCCCTGATCTCCCTGGGCACCTTCGCGCTCATCATCGGCGTGCTGCTCCAGCCCTTCTACCGGGGAGCCCAGGGCTGCGCGGCCTGGCTTTCCCACCGCTTCGCGCGCCTGCGCACCGCGCCCGTCCTGCGCGTCGTGGTGAGCGCCCTGGACAAGATGTGGGGCGAGCCGGGTTGGGGCACCGCCATCCTCTTCGCGCTGTTCGTGGACCTCTTCATCGAGCTGCTCTACTCCCCGGCGAACATCTACTTCGGTTACGTGCTGGAGCACCGCTACGGCATGTCCAACTACACCCCGCTGCGCTACGCGCTGGACACCTTCAAGGGGCTCGCGCTGGAGGCCACCGCCTCGTCCATGCTGGTGCTGGGGCTCTACGGGCTGGCCCGGCGCGTGAAGCGCTGGTGGCTGGTGCTGGGCGTGCCCTCGGCGCTGCTGCTGCTGGGCGCCTCGGTGCTCGACCCGTACCGCAGTCAGATCTACTTCCAGCAGGCGCCCCTGGAACAAGGGCCCCTGCGCGAGCGCATCACCTCGCTGATGGCCCGGGCAGAGGTGCCCTTCCAGGACATCCGGGTGGAGAAGACGTCCGTGGAGAGCAAACGCCTGCAGGCGTACTTCGCGGGCATGGGCCCCACACGCACCATCGTGCTCAACGACATCATGCTGCGGGAGTTGACCCCCGAGGAGATCGTCGCCGCCGTCGCGCACGAGTCCGGCCATGTCCACGAGTCGAAATGGCCCGGGCGCATCGCCTCCTCGTTCGCGCTGGTGGCCTTCCTCTTCGCCATTGATCGGCTGCTGCGGCTGGCCGCCGCGCGGGGCTGGTTCGGCACCACGCGCTTCGCGGACATCCGCACCCTGCCCCTGCTGTGGCTGCTCGCCTTCCTCGTCTTCACCCTGAGCGCCCCCGTGTCCGCCGTCTTCTCTCGCGAGCGCGAGCGCGAAGCCGACCGCTACGCCCTCCACCTCACCCAGGACCCCGCCGCCTTCCGCCGCATGCTGGTGAAGGCCGCCCGCGTGAACAAGATGGACCCCGAACCGCCCCGGTGGATCGTCCTCAAGGGGTACAGCCACCCGCCCATCGGCGAGCGGCTGGCCGCCGTTCCCCCCACCCCCTGA
- a CDS encoding ArsA family ATPase, whose protein sequence is MNALSQALAHKRVLVSVGSGGVGKTTISATLALRAAVDGRSSLVCTIDPAKRLANALGLNALGNVEAEVPASAVEPLGITPRARLHAMMLDMKATWDELILRHAPADKREKILSNRFYQSLSSALAGSQEYVALEKLWELRNQRDYELIVLDTPPTAHALDFLEAPNRVLDFLDNEAARWLLTPALAAGKVGLSLFNLGGSYMAKTISKFTGTETLQELANFMLSIAPMNESFRERARGVRELLKAEQTGFVLVTSPGRERLDEVMHFHRLLQQNRMEVVAVVVNRVHPLPGPALWEEARGLLPTRRTKVEETLNEMTLLAEQDARGIAELQAACGSTPLIQVPRFELDVHEIGALWRTGRFLMGEELIPTPPPLLTSGGPE, encoded by the coding sequence ATGAACGCGCTGTCCCAAGCCCTGGCCCACAAGCGCGTGCTCGTGTCCGTCGGCTCCGGCGGCGTGGGCAAGACGACCATCTCCGCCACCCTCGCCCTGCGCGCCGCGGTGGATGGGCGCAGCAGCCTCGTGTGCACCATCGATCCCGCCAAGCGCCTGGCCAACGCGCTGGGACTCAACGCCCTGGGCAACGTGGAGGCCGAGGTGCCCGCGAGCGCCGTGGAGCCGCTGGGCATCACCCCGCGCGCCCGCCTGCACGCGATGATGCTGGACATGAAGGCGACGTGGGACGAGCTCATCCTCCGCCACGCCCCCGCGGACAAGCGCGAGAAGATCCTCTCCAACCGCTTCTACCAGTCCCTCTCCAGCGCGCTCGCCGGCAGCCAGGAGTACGTGGCCCTGGAAAAGCTCTGGGAGCTGCGCAACCAGCGCGACTACGAGCTCATCGTCCTGGACACCCCGCCCACCGCGCACGCGCTCGACTTCCTCGAGGCGCCCAACCGGGTGCTGGACTTCCTGGACAACGAGGCGGCCCGGTGGCTGCTCACCCCGGCGCTCGCGGCGGGCAAGGTGGGCCTGTCCCTGTTCAACCTGGGCGGCAGCTACATGGCCAAGACGATCTCCAAGTTCACCGGCACGGAGACGCTGCAGGAGCTGGCCAACTTCATGCTCTCCATCGCGCCCATGAACGAGAGCTTCCGCGAGCGGGCGCGCGGCGTGCGCGAGCTGCTCAAGGCCGAACAGACCGGCTTCGTGCTGGTGACGAGCCCCGGGCGCGAGCGGTTGGACGAGGTGATGCACTTCCACCGGCTGCTCCAGCAGAACCGCATGGAGGTGGTGGCCGTGGTGGTCAACCGCGTCCATCCCCTGCCGGGTCCCGCTCTCTGGGAGGAAGCCCGGGGCCTGTTGCCCACCCGGCGCACCAAGGTGGAGGAGACGCTGAACGAGATGACGCTCCTGGCCGAGCAGGACGCGCGGGGCATCGCCGAGCTCCAGGCCGCGTGTGGGAGCACGCCCCTCATCCAGGTCCCCCGTTTTGAATTGGACGTGCACGAGATTGGCGCCCTGTGGCGCACCGGCCGCTTCCTCATGGGCGAGGAGCTCATCCCCACGCCCCCTCCCCTGCTTACGTCGGGCGGCCCGGAGTAG
- a CDS encoding ArsA family ATPase encodes MAALLDKRLWIVSGKGGVGKSTIAAALALRSARAGRRTLVCEVNAQERISRMLGHEPVGPQITPLEENLWAVDVRPQEAMREYALMVLRFETLYKTVFENKVVRYFLRFIPSLQELVLLGKILFHAQEKRPDGKPLWDTIVMDAPATGHAITFLRVPQVLLQTVPPGPMSREALKMKDLLEDPAVTAAVLVSLPEELPVNETLELHTALRDQVRVRTHAAVLNATFPERFSEDDLEALVDQPELLQVARAHHARAAQTVLAQVKLERNLNVPVHRVPRIFTPNFDRSAIEQVMRHLESLVTGKEGP; translated from the coding sequence ATGGCCGCACTGCTCGACAAGAGGTTGTGGATCGTCTCCGGCAAGGGCGGTGTGGGCAAGAGCACCATCGCCGCGGCGCTGGCGTTGCGCTCGGCGCGCGCGGGCCGGCGCACGCTGGTGTGCGAGGTGAATGCCCAGGAGCGCATCAGCCGCATGCTCGGACACGAGCCGGTGGGCCCCCAGATCACCCCCCTGGAGGAGAACCTGTGGGCCGTGGACGTGCGCCCCCAGGAGGCCATGCGCGAGTACGCGCTGATGGTGCTGCGCTTCGAGACCCTCTACAAGACGGTCTTCGAGAACAAGGTGGTGCGCTACTTCCTGCGCTTCATCCCCTCGCTGCAGGAACTGGTGCTGCTCGGGAAGATCCTCTTCCACGCCCAGGAGAAGCGGCCGGACGGCAAGCCGCTGTGGGACACCATCGTCATGGACGCGCCCGCCACGGGCCACGCCATCACCTTCCTGCGCGTGCCCCAGGTGCTGCTGCAGACGGTGCCCCCGGGGCCCATGTCCCGCGAGGCCCTGAAGATGAAGGATCTGCTGGAGGATCCCGCGGTGACGGCGGCGGTGCTGGTGTCCCTGCCCGAGGAGCTTCCGGTGAACGAGACGCTGGAGCTGCACACGGCCCTGCGCGACCAGGTGCGGGTGCGCACCCACGCGGCGGTGCTCAACGCGACCTTCCCCGAGCGCTTCAGCGAGGACGACCTGGAAGCCCTGGTGGATCAACCCGAGCTGCTGCAAGTGGCCAGGGCCCACCATGCCCGGGCGGCGCAGACGGTGCTCGCGCAGGTGAAGCTGGAGCGCAACCTGAACGTGCCCGTGCACCGCGTGCCGCGCATCTTCACGCCCAACTTCGACCGCTCCGCCATCGAGCAGGTCATGCGCCACCTGGAGTCCCTGGTGACGGGCAAGGAGGGCCCATGA
- a CDS encoding VOC family protein codes for MTTSPTQSEHHHRIDYIELAATDLPQVKRFYEAVFGWRFEDYGPSYTSFHDGRLAGGFTTQFPVTPGGPLIVLYSKELEATLARVREAGGRIVKDIFSFPGGRRFHFMDPSGNELAVWSEP; via the coding sequence ATGACCACCTCCCCGACTCAGTCCGAGCACCACCACCGCATCGACTACATCGAACTGGCCGCCACCGACCTGCCCCAGGTGAAGCGCTTCTACGAAGCCGTCTTCGGCTGGCGGTTCGAGGACTACGGGCCTTCCTACACGAGCTTCCACGATGGACGGCTCGCCGGCGGCTTCACCACGCAGTTCCCCGTCACCCCGGGGGGCCCGCTGATCGTGCTCTACTCCAAGGAACTGGAAGCGACGCTCGCGCGCGTGCGCGAGGCGGGCGGCCGCATCGTGAAGGACATCTTCTCCTTCCCTGGTGGGCGGCGCTTCCACTTCATGGATCCAAGTGGCAACGAGCTCGCGGTCTGGTCCGAGCCCTGA
- a CDS encoding carbohydrate-binding protein, protein MSPSLSSNARASRTRHKNSLLASGTALMLASALGCGTAEPVVPETNSHEDLVRKSQSVIVGSRIQAESWSSALTTANAVFNEGGGDGQSVAGFQVNETIGYSQVDFGGGADQIQVRVGAPYAGGKADIYAGSTKIGTVSIDAATGSDWNVFTTKTVSITKTSGRQDVRFKAVATGGDWLFKFDYFELHNTGGGGTTNPPPQTGKVPVVVTNKCPFPLEVILSGVGDVPLEPVSGGVKPFRNLGTGASYTYYAPSNYPSARVSAYKTKPTPASPRELEKAEFTLGLDPGNGAQNIYYNLTYVDHVGLPMQINASGTGGGCVDVRCNKSQSALATAVANGCPDGLRYSMGGATICLAPRSFCLDGEYAGDSRRASVCSRLDGEIARCASKYPGQCNPGSAKTPQVYACSAPFFDQSAKWCSAITRGMVDAPDSTNVAQYYNTGKPFNLYAKWVHDQCGAVYSFAYDDYPMAANQAGFYTCNGGRQLNVTFCPAG, encoded by the coding sequence ATGTCCCCCTCTCTTTCCTCGAACGCCCGGGCCTCCCGGACGCGTCACAAGAACTCGCTGCTGGCGAGCGGCACGGCGCTGATGCTCGCCTCGGCCCTCGGCTGTGGCACCGCCGAGCCGGTGGTCCCGGAGACCAACAGCCACGAGGACCTGGTGCGCAAGTCGCAGTCGGTCATCGTGGGCAGCCGCATCCAGGCGGAGAGCTGGAGCTCCGCGCTCACCACGGCCAACGCCGTGTTCAACGAGGGCGGGGGTGACGGGCAGTCGGTGGCGGGCTTCCAGGTCAACGAGACCATTGGCTACTCGCAGGTGGACTTCGGCGGTGGCGCGGATCAGATCCAGGTGCGCGTGGGCGCCCCGTACGCGGGCGGCAAGGCGGACATCTACGCCGGCTCCACGAAGATCGGCACGGTGTCCATCGATGCCGCCACCGGCTCGGACTGGAACGTCTTCACCACGAAGACCGTCTCCATCACCAAGACGAGCGGCCGGCAGGACGTGCGCTTCAAGGCCGTCGCGACGGGTGGCGACTGGCTCTTCAAGTTCGACTATTTCGAGCTGCACAACACGGGCGGTGGGGGCACCACCAACCCGCCCCCTCAGACGGGCAAGGTGCCCGTGGTGGTGACGAACAAGTGTCCCTTCCCGCTCGAGGTCATCCTCTCGGGCGTGGGGGACGTTCCCCTGGAGCCCGTATCCGGCGGGGTCAAGCCCTTCCGCAACCTGGGCACCGGCGCCAGCTACACCTACTATGCGCCGAGCAACTACCCGAGCGCGCGCGTGAGCGCGTACAAGACCAAGCCCACGCCCGCCTCGCCGCGTGAGCTGGAGAAGGCCGAGTTCACGCTGGGCCTCGACCCGGGCAACGGCGCGCAGAACATCTACTACAACCTCACGTACGTGGATCACGTGGGTCTGCCCATGCAGATCAACGCGAGCGGCACGGGCGGCGGCTGTGTGGACGTGCGCTGCAACAAGTCGCAGAGCGCCCTGGCGACGGCCGTGGCCAATGGCTGTCCGGATGGTCTGCGCTACTCCATGGGCGGCGCCACCATCTGCCTCGCGCCGCGCTCCTTCTGTCTGGATGGCGAGTACGCGGGTGACTCGCGCCGCGCTTCCGTGTGCAGCCGGCTGGACGGTGAGATCGCGCGCTGCGCGAGCAAGTACCCCGGCCAGTGCAACCCGGGCTCGGCCAAGACGCCCCAGGTCTACGCCTGCTCCGCGCCCTTCTTCGACCAGAGCGCCAAGTGGTGCTCGGCCATCACGCGCGGCATGGTGGACGCGCCCGACAGCACGAACGTGGCGCAGTACTACAACACCGGCAAGCCCTTCAACCTGTACGCCAAGTGGGTGCATGACCAGTGCGGCGCGGTGTACTCGTTCGCCTACGACGACTACCCCATGGCGGCCAACCAGGCCGGCTTCTACACCTGCAACGGCGGCCGTCAGCTCAACGTGACGTTCTGCCCCGCGGGCTAG
- a CDS encoding ParA family protein: protein MRRIAFINEKGGTGKTTLAVNTAAWLARERGLKVLLVDLDTQGHAGKSLGLDVRTLPRNVFHLLTDAAVRLEDVIQPSSLEGLSVLPAYKEMAEFPLLVAGEARRAHRLAERLASAEALGFDVLVFDAPPSLGLTTRNILVASTEVVVPVALTYFALDGCAEVADTVRQVAELEGCPGLRITKVVPTLSRRTALATAIHERLAAYFPDTLAATPLGYNVKVDEAQSHGKTIWEYAPSSSGAKMLGAIAAEIFDGVPTPKRARKGKTPRVA from the coding sequence ATGCGGCGCATCGCCTTCATCAACGAGAAGGGGGGAACCGGCAAGACGACGCTGGCGGTCAACACCGCGGCGTGGCTCGCGCGAGAGCGGGGGTTGAAGGTCCTGCTGGTGGACCTGGACACGCAGGGGCACGCGGGCAAGTCGCTCGGGCTGGACGTGCGCACGCTGCCGCGCAACGTCTTCCACCTGCTCACCGATGCGGCCGTGCGCCTGGAGGACGTCATCCAACCCTCGTCCCTCGAGGGCCTGTCCGTCCTGCCCGCCTATAAGGAGATGGCGGAGTTCCCCCTGTTGGTGGCGGGCGAGGCCCGCCGGGCGCACCGGCTCGCCGAGCGCCTGGCGTCCGCGGAGGCCCTGGGCTTCGACGTGCTCGTCTTCGACGCGCCTCCGTCCCTGGGCCTCACCACGCGCAACATCCTGGTGGCCTCCACCGAGGTGGTGGTGCCCGTGGCCCTCACCTACTTCGCGCTCGATGGCTGCGCGGAGGTGGCCGACACCGTGCGCCAGGTGGCCGAGCTCGAGGGCTGCCCCGGGCTGCGCATCACCAAGGTGGTGCCCACGCTCTCGCGGCGCACCGCGCTCGCCACCGCCATCCACGAGCGCCTCGCGGCCTACTTCCCGGACACCCTGGCCGCCACGCCGCTCGGCTACAACGTCAAGGTGGACGAGGCCCAGAGCCACGGGAAGACCATCTGGGAATACGCTCCGAGCAGCAGTGGGGCGAAGATGCTCGGCGCCATCGCGGCGGAGATCTTCGATGGGGTGCCTACTCCCAAGCGCGCCCGGAAGGGCAAGACGCCCCGCGTGGCGTAG
- a CDS encoding tetratricopeptide repeat protein — MSATWRKWVWVGIVGLVGCRTTGSAGRDTPPEPTRQEVRFDGEMVTGDPELASLNDEELFAAGTSAFAAKEYAQAVRHFERLVDFHPQSPHRTGALYQAGLAHERLEQWEDAAARFSQLADAQKGTGDALEAAFRLAETQYHLERYTDAARLLATLADREDLPVGRRLEAQVQRGVCELESGQPERAETTLRQALAVYDALPDKDEVENYYPAQAHFFVGELYRLRYAEVKLDPAKGADTLANDLNYKAELLLSAQGNYLRAIRVGNGHWATAAGTQIGALYEDLYDQLVNSPAPKELDAEQAEIYREELRKKVHVLLTKSIDVYERTLEAAERIGSHNTFIDKTRQSLEKMKALLLQDEAPAPPQARPHS, encoded by the coding sequence ATGTCGGCCACCTGGCGCAAATGGGTATGGGTGGGAATCGTCGGCCTGGTGGGATGCCGGACGACAGGCTCGGCGGGACGAGACACCCCGCCCGAGCCGACACGGCAGGAAGTACGCTTCGACGGGGAGATGGTGACGGGAGACCCGGAGCTGGCGTCGCTCAACGACGAGGAGCTGTTCGCGGCCGGCACCTCCGCCTTCGCCGCCAAGGAGTACGCCCAGGCGGTGCGTCACTTCGAGCGGCTCGTGGACTTCCACCCCCAGAGCCCCCACCGGACTGGAGCGCTCTATCAGGCGGGACTCGCCCACGAACGGCTGGAGCAGTGGGAGGACGCGGCCGCGCGCTTCTCCCAGCTGGCGGACGCCCAGAAGGGCACCGGCGACGCGCTGGAGGCCGCCTTCCGTCTGGCCGAGACCCAGTACCACCTGGAGCGCTACACGGACGCCGCCCGGCTGCTGGCCACGCTCGCCGATCGCGAGGATCTCCCCGTCGGCCGGCGCCTGGAGGCCCAGGTGCAGCGGGGCGTGTGCGAGCTGGAGTCCGGACAGCCCGAGCGCGCGGAGACCACCTTGCGCCAGGCCCTCGCCGTCTACGACGCGCTGCCGGACAAGGACGAGGTTGAGAACTATTACCCCGCCCAGGCCCACTTCTTCGTCGGCGAGCTCTACCGGCTGCGCTACGCGGAGGTGAAGCTCGACCCCGCCAAGGGCGCTGACACGCTCGCCAACGACCTGAACTACAAGGCCGAGCTGCTGCTGTCCGCGCAAGGCAACTACCTGCGCGCCATCCGCGTGGGCAATGGCCACTGGGCCACGGCCGCCGGCACGCAGATTGGCGCCCTCTACGAGGACCTGTACGACCAGCTCGTGAATTCGCCCGCCCCCAAGGAACTGGACGCGGAGCAGGCGGAGATCTACCGCGAGGAGCTGCGCAAGAAGGTCCACGTGCTGCTCACCAAGTCCATCGACGTCTACGAGCGCACCCTGGAGGCGGCCGAGCGCATCGGCTCGCACAACACGTTCATCGACAAGACGCGCCAGAGCCTGGAGAAGATGAAGGCCCTGCTGCTCCAGGACGAGGCCCCCGCGCCCCCCCAGGCCCGGCCCCACTCCTGA